The genomic region TGGCCGATATGGCCAACAGCATTGTGAATGCTCTTAATAAATTTACTACCAGGTACATCACTCGGTTATATTACTGCTTTATATCGTTAGTTAATGATAACTTGGTAAGTAACTACCGCTGTTTCGCCAGCCAATATGTCGCCATCATCAGTAGCGCTGCTACTTTTGACCGACATACCGTCGACAGACCAAGGTAATTGACCTTGGTAAGCGTCACCATTTAAGGTAATAGAGTCAGCCACATAGGTTGTAAAACCTGGGATAACATCGACCACGTTAGCACCGGTTGCCGTACTGGTTGAGCCATTAGTGACGGTAATACGGTAAGTTAAGGTAACACCCGGTTCAGCTTCTTTGTATGTGGCATACATTGCATCTGCTTCGCCGGCTAATTTAACTTGTTTAACAAAAGTTACATTAGCTGGTGCATTCACATTAACCACGACCTCATTATTATCGCCTGTGCTCGTAACGGCTTTAGCGCTGCTGTCAGTTTGCGAGCTTACCGAAAGGTTAATGGTATGCTTGGCCTCTGTCGCACCACCATTAAGAGTACCTGCGGTTATTGTCACCACAACATCCTTTAGCTCACCAATTTGCACACCAGCAGGTACCGATGTTAAATCGCTCCCCGTGACCGTTTCCAGTACGATTTGCGCAGGTGATTCGGCAATGGTATTACCATCGGTGTTGGTGGTTGCCACGCTACCTTCGATACGCGAAATCACGCGATAAGTACCTGGGTATGTACCTGAACCATCAGATAAACGTACGATGTCGTTATCGTCAAACATATCAGCGGTACCTGCCGGTATTTTCAACACGTTTGGCGTATCTAGCGGTGCACTGACAATACTGGCACCCAGTTCAACAATGTTACCACCGGCAAACGAAATAGTAGGTGTATCAACACCTTCATCTTGGTTGTCGGCTGTAAGTACATAGCTGTCTTTACCGTTGGCATTGGCGGCAAAGGTGTAGGTAAACGAAATATTATCGCCAGTTTCTGCCGCCCCTGTGGTTTCATTAACGCTAATATCTACTGCGGCTGCAACTAACTTAACCTTAACGGTCGCAGATGCATAAGCACTGCCACCGTTATAGGTTAATTTAGCAGACGAGTGAATCGTCGCACGAGCACCGGTATTGGCGCTCGCATTGGCGGTAAACATTAATGCCAACAGCATAAAAGCTATATTAGCGAACCAATTTTTCGGCGAAGAATAACTCATCATCTTCTCCCTAGTTATTATTCAAATAAAGAG from Thalassotalea sp. Sam97 harbors:
- a CDS encoding DUF11 domain-containing protein, coding for MMSYSSPKNWFANIAFMLLALMFTANASANTGARATIHSSAKLTYNGGSAYASATVKVKLVAAAVDISVNETTGAAETGDNISFTYTFAANANGKDSYVLTADNQDEGVDTPTISFAGGNIVELGASIVSAPLDTPNVLKIPAGTADMFDDNDIVRLSDGSGTYPGTYRVISRIEGSVATTNTDGNTIAESPAQIVLETVTGSDLTSVPAGVQIGELKDVVVTITAGTLNGGATEAKHTINLSVSSQTDSSAKAVTSTGDNNEVVVNVNAPANVTFVKQVKLAGEADAMYATYKEAEPGVTLTYRITVTNGSTSTATGANVVDVIPGFTTYVADSITLNGDAYQGQLPWSVDGMSVKSSSATDDGDILAGETAVVTYQVIIN